A stretch of Microbulbifer sp. SAOS-129_SWC DNA encodes these proteins:
- a CDS encoding MFS transporter has protein sequence MSDRQDDLHKAPSGSAWAPFAHPAFAVLWTATVISNVGTWMHDVASGWLMTSLAPSPSMVALVQAATSAPIFLFALAAGALADLVSRRKLLIVVMAALSVSTLILASLVFTEKITPGGLLLFTFLSGTGAAFVAPAWQAIVPQLVPRADLKSAIALNGVGINISRAIGPALAGAIIAGIGITWPYVVNALSFLAVIAALLWWKPPLSQESDLPAERFLGAMRAGMRYVRASGAMRSTLIRAVLFFLFVSAFWALLPLVAREELRGGPQLYGIILTAVGIGAVAGAAFLPRLARKFSAEQLVLMGTLGTALVLATLALLKRADAAVVACLLAGACWITVLSRLNISAQLALPDWVRARGLSMFITVFFGAMTLGSILWGQVASHFGISVTQLIAAAGAVLAAGLSSRYRLLQDESLDHTPSGYWPQPLVASDVGLDRGPVMVTVEYHIDSADIADFVAAMRDLKASRERHGAFAWGVFEDVSQPGRMIEYFIEESWVAHLRHHQRVSMLDSEIQQRVRELHHGDTDPVVTHLLAPEPGATPVAEPAAARGSIE, from the coding sequence TTGAGTGATCGACAAGACGATCTGCACAAAGCGCCTTCCGGTTCGGCCTGGGCCCCCTTTGCCCACCCTGCTTTCGCGGTATTGTGGACTGCGACGGTCATTTCCAATGTCGGTACCTGGATGCACGATGTCGCCTCCGGATGGCTGATGACCTCACTGGCGCCGTCACCGTCGATGGTTGCGCTGGTGCAGGCTGCCACCAGTGCGCCGATATTCCTCTTCGCGCTCGCCGCGGGTGCGCTCGCCGATCTCGTCAGCCGGCGCAAACTGTTGATTGTGGTGATGGCTGCACTGTCGGTCTCCACACTGATACTGGCTAGCCTGGTCTTCACCGAGAAAATCACCCCCGGCGGACTCCTGCTCTTCACCTTTTTGTCCGGGACCGGTGCGGCCTTTGTCGCTCCGGCGTGGCAGGCCATAGTGCCGCAGCTGGTGCCCCGGGCAGACCTGAAATCCGCAATTGCCCTGAACGGTGTCGGGATCAATATAAGTCGCGCCATTGGCCCGGCGCTCGCCGGCGCCATCATCGCGGGCATCGGCATCACCTGGCCCTACGTCGTCAATGCGCTGAGTTTTCTCGCTGTGATTGCCGCACTGCTCTGGTGGAAGCCGCCACTATCCCAGGAAAGCGACCTGCCCGCAGAGCGATTCCTCGGCGCCATGCGCGCCGGTATGCGCTACGTCCGCGCCAGCGGCGCGATGCGCTCTACCCTGATCCGTGCGGTCCTGTTCTTCCTGTTTGTCAGTGCCTTCTGGGCCCTGCTGCCGCTGGTGGCACGGGAGGAACTGCGCGGCGGCCCGCAGTTGTACGGCATCATCCTGACCGCGGTGGGTATCGGCGCGGTCGCCGGAGCGGCGTTTTTGCCGCGTCTGGCGCGCAAGTTCAGCGCCGAACAGCTGGTATTGATGGGCACCCTCGGCACCGCGCTGGTGCTGGCCACCCTGGCCCTGCTAAAGCGCGCCGACGCGGCCGTGGTGGCATGCCTGTTGGCCGGTGCCTGCTGGATTACGGTGCTGTCGCGCCTGAATATCTCCGCGCAACTGGCCCTGCCCGACTGGGTCCGCGCGCGCGGGTTGTCGATGTTTATCACGGTATTTTTCGGTGCCATGACGCTTGGCAGCATCCTCTGGGGCCAGGTTGCCAGCCATTTCGGGATCTCGGTGACACAGCTGATCGCCGCCGCGGGCGCGGTGCTGGCCGCGGGTCTCAGCTCGCGTTACCGCCTGTTGCAGGATGAATCGCTCGATCACACGCCGAGCGGTTACTGGCCACAGCCGCTGGTCGCGAGTGACGTGGGGCTCGACCGTGGTCCCGTCATGGTTACCGTCGAATACCACATTGATAGCGCCGACATCGCCGACTTCGTCGCCGCCATGCGCGACCTCAAGGCCTCCCGCGAGCGGCACGGCGCCTTCGCCTGGGGCGTGTTTGAAGACGTCAGCCAGCCGGGCCGCATGATCGAATACTTTATCGAGGAGTCGTGGGTTGCGCATCTGCGCCATCATCAGCGTGTCTCGATGCTCGACAGCGAGATCCAGCAACGGGTTAGGGAGTTGCATCACGGCGATACCGATCCGGTGGTGACGCACCTTCTGGCCCCCGAGCCCGGGGCCACACCGGTCGCGGAGCCGGCCGCTGCCCGGGGCTCGATCGAGTAG
- a CDS encoding efflux RND transporter periplasmic adaptor subunit, translated as MNRKVLISALAALLLGLVSLLALTPMQRDDHVGQAAHAQTAGEHEGGHGEGGQGEGGHDEGHAQARAEIDPATARKAGIETAVAGPGTLRETATLYGKTAADHASISHLRARFPGPIIEVNAVLGDSVKKGQQLAVIESNDSLQTYPLRAPIAGQVIDKQASRGEYSGDRVLFTIANYDQLWAELQLFPKNRALVARGQKVVIHVGAHTVESTIGNISPGTDGQPFAVARAAIDNPEQRWTTDLMVQGEVVVNERRLSLVVENRALQPLRGDRVVFVRDGDHFTARPLQLGRSDGRVTEVLGGLKAGERYVTANSYVIKADIEKSGASHHH; from the coding sequence ATGAACAGAAAAGTTTTAATCAGCGCGCTGGCGGCGCTACTGCTCGGCCTGGTGTCACTGCTGGCACTGACGCCGATGCAGCGTGACGACCATGTGGGGCAGGCTGCCCATGCACAAACGGCTGGTGAGCACGAGGGCGGCCATGGAGAAGGTGGCCAAGGAGAGGGCGGCCACGACGAGGGCCACGCACAGGCGCGGGCCGAAATTGATCCCGCTACCGCGCGCAAGGCCGGTATTGAAACCGCCGTGGCCGGACCCGGTACGCTGCGCGAAACCGCCACCCTGTACGGCAAGACCGCCGCCGATCACGCCAGTATCAGCCACCTGCGCGCGCGTTTCCCCGGGCCGATTATCGAGGTGAACGCGGTGCTCGGCGACAGCGTTAAAAAAGGCCAGCAGCTGGCCGTGATCGAGTCCAACGACAGCCTGCAGACCTATCCGCTGCGCGCGCCCATCGCCGGGCAGGTGATCGACAAACAGGCCAGCCGCGGCGAGTACAGCGGCGACCGGGTGCTGTTTACCATCGCCAATTACGATCAGCTGTGGGCCGAACTGCAACTGTTCCCGAAAAACCGCGCACTGGTGGCGCGCGGGCAGAAAGTCGTTATCCATGTCGGCGCGCACACGGTGGAGTCCACGATCGGCAATATTTCGCCGGGCACCGACGGACAACCGTTTGCCGTTGCCCGCGCCGCGATCGATAACCCGGAGCAGCGCTGGACCACCGACCTGATGGTGCAGGGCGAAGTGGTGGTCAACGAGCGGCGCCTATCGCTGGTGGTCGAGAACCGCGCGCTGCAACCGCTGCGCGGTGACAGGGTGGTATTTGTTCGCGACGGCGATCACTTTACCGCGCGCCCGCTGCAACTGGGGCGCAGCGATGGCCGCGTGACCGAGGTGCTGGGCGGGCTGAAAGCCGGCGAGCGCTATGTCACCGCCAACAGTTACGTGATCAAGGCGGACATAGAAAAATCCGGCGCGTCGCACCATCACTGA
- a CDS encoding CusA/CzcA family heavy metal efflux RND transporter, which translates to MIESILRLSIERRYLLLSLILVLVGVGIWSYRQLPIDAVPDITNVQVQINTAAPGYSPLEAEQRITYPVETALAGLPQLAYTRSLSRYGLSQVTAVFEEGTDLYFARNLINTRLGAIKGGLPPGLEPEMGPIATGLGEIFMYTVAAEPGATQPNGQPYDATALREIQDWIVKPQLALVPGVTELNTIGGYDKQYHVTPDPRQLLNYGVTMADIVAALQRNNDNRGAGYVERNGRQLLVRSPGQLKTIADIENVVVANRDGAPVKVADIGAVAIGRELRTGAATRDGRETVLGTAMMLVGENSRAVARDVAAALDKVKASLPAGIELEPVYDRTTLVEKAMRTVQKNLLEGALLVIAVLFLLLGNLRAALITAAVIPLAMLATITGMVKTGVSANLMSLGALDFGLIVDGAVIIVENAIRRLAEAQQRSTGKLPLAERLELVFRATNEVIRPSLFGVLIITVVYIPLFTLTGVEGKMFQPMAATVVMALLSALLLSLTVVPAAVAVFLTGRISEKENRLIVAAKSVYRPVLQAALQLRWQLRWLVLSAALGLVILCGWLATTLGSEFIPQLNEGDIALHALRIPGTGLEQSVQMQKLLEERIAEFPQVDKVFAKIGTPEVATDPMPPNVADNFVILKPRDQWPDPQLPRQQLIADIEHAVRQLPGNNYEFTQPIEMRFNELISGVRADLGIKVFGDDLDQLVRSARQILAVVQGIPGAADARLEQVEGLPVLSVVPKRIQLARYGLDLQTLQDLVATAIGGESAGLIYEGDRRFQLVVRLPELLRRNVERLGDLPVPLPEGSALGSYVPLAEVARIEMKPAPNQISRENGKRRVVVTANVRDRDLGSFVDEARARIARQVQLPAGYWLDYGGTFEQLESASKRLSLVVPLTLAIILGLLVMAFGSIKDALIIFTGVPLALTGGVLALWLRDMPLSISAGVGFIALSGVAVLNGLVMLSFIRQLRAEGGELIASIVDGATIRLRPVLMTALVASLGFVPMALNTGTGAEVQRPLATVVIGGIISSTLLTLLVLPLLYRIVHGEKK; encoded by the coding sequence ATGATTGAATCGATTCTGCGTCTCTCGATCGAGCGGCGCTACCTGCTGCTGTCCCTGATTCTGGTGTTGGTCGGTGTGGGTATCTGGAGTTACCGGCAACTGCCCATCGATGCGGTGCCGGATATCACCAATGTGCAGGTCCAGATCAATACCGCGGCCCCGGGTTATTCGCCGTTGGAGGCGGAGCAGCGCATTACCTATCCGGTGGAGACGGCGCTGGCGGGCCTGCCGCAGCTGGCCTATACACGCTCCCTGTCGCGCTACGGCCTGTCGCAGGTCACCGCGGTGTTCGAGGAGGGCACCGATCTGTACTTTGCCCGCAACCTGATCAACACCCGCCTGGGTGCGATCAAGGGCGGACTGCCGCCGGGGCTGGAGCCGGAAATGGGGCCCATCGCCACCGGGCTCGGTGAGATCTTCATGTACACGGTAGCGGCTGAGCCGGGGGCCACCCAGCCCAACGGCCAGCCCTACGATGCCACCGCGCTGCGCGAGATCCAGGACTGGATTGTGAAACCGCAACTGGCGCTGGTGCCGGGAGTCACCGAGTTGAATACGATCGGCGGCTACGACAAGCAGTACCACGTCACGCCGGACCCGCGCCAGCTGCTCAATTACGGTGTCACCATGGCCGATATCGTCGCCGCGCTGCAGCGCAATAACGACAACCGCGGCGCCGGCTATGTCGAGCGCAACGGCCGCCAGTTGCTGGTGCGCTCGCCGGGCCAGCTGAAGACGATTGCGGATATCGAAAACGTCGTGGTGGCCAACCGCGACGGCGCGCCGGTAAAGGTTGCGGATATCGGTGCGGTGGCCATCGGCCGCGAACTGCGCACCGGCGCCGCCACCCGCGACGGCCGCGAAACGGTGCTGGGTACCGCGATGATGCTGGTGGGGGAGAATTCACGCGCGGTGGCCCGCGATGTGGCCGCGGCGCTGGACAAGGTCAAGGCGTCGCTACCTGCGGGCATTGAGCTGGAGCCGGTTTACGATCGCACCACGCTGGTGGAAAAAGCCATGCGCACGGTGCAGAAAAACTTATTGGAAGGCGCGCTGCTGGTGATCGCGGTGCTGTTCCTGCTGCTGGGCAACCTGCGCGCGGCGCTGATCACCGCCGCGGTGATTCCGCTGGCGATGCTCGCCACTATCACCGGCATGGTCAAGACCGGCGTATCCGCCAACCTGATGAGCCTCGGTGCGCTGGACTTCGGCCTGATCGTCGACGGCGCGGTGATTATCGTCGAGAACGCCATTCGCCGGCTGGCCGAGGCACAACAGCGCAGCACCGGCAAGCTGCCGCTGGCCGAGCGGCTGGAACTGGTGTTCCGCGCCACCAACGAGGTGATTCGCCCGAGCCTGTTCGGGGTATTGATCATTACCGTGGTGTATATCCCGCTGTTCACGCTGACCGGTGTGGAGGGCAAGATGTTCCAGCCGATGGCGGCGACGGTGGTGATGGCATTGCTGTCGGCGCTGCTGTTGTCACTGACGGTGGTGCCCGCTGCGGTGGCGGTATTCCTCACTGGCAGAATCAGCGAAAAGGAAAACCGCCTGATTGTCGCCGCCAAATCCGTGTACCGCCCGGTTTTGCAGGCCGCGCTCCAGTTGCGGTGGCAGTTGCGCTGGCTGGTGCTGTCGGCGGCCCTGGGCCTGGTGATTCTGTGCGGCTGGCTGGCGACCACGCTGGGCTCGGAATTTATTCCGCAGCTGAACGAGGGGGATATCGCGCTGCACGCGCTGCGTATTCCCGGCACCGGGCTGGAGCAGTCGGTGCAGATGCAGAAATTGCTGGAGGAGCGCATCGCCGAGTTCCCCCAGGTCGACAAGGTGTTCGCCAAGATCGGTACGCCGGAGGTGGCCACGGATCCGATGCCGCCCAATGTGGCCGACAATTTCGTCATCCTCAAACCGCGCGACCAGTGGCCGGATCCGCAGTTGCCGCGGCAGCAATTGATTGCCGATATCGAGCACGCCGTGCGCCAGCTGCCGGGGAACAACTACGAGTTTACCCAGCCGATCGAGATGCGCTTCAACGAACTCATCTCCGGTGTGCGCGCGGATCTCGGCATCAAAGTTTTCGGTGACGACCTGGACCAGCTGGTGCGATCGGCCAGGCAGATTCTCGCGGTGGTGCAGGGGATTCCCGGCGCCGCGGACGCGCGGCTGGAGCAGGTGGAGGGTCTGCCGGTGCTGTCGGTAGTGCCGAAACGTATTCAGCTGGCCCGCTACGGTCTCGACCTGCAGACCCTGCAGGATCTGGTGGCCACCGCGATCGGTGGCGAGTCCGCGGGGCTGATCTACGAGGGCGACCGCCGCTTCCAGCTGGTGGTGCGCCTGCCGGAACTCTTGCGGCGCAACGTCGAGCGCCTCGGCGACCTGCCGGTGCCGCTGCCGGAGGGCAGCGCGCTGGGCAGCTATGTGCCGCTGGCGGAAGTGGCGCGTATTGAGATGAAGCCGGCCCCCAACCAGATCAGCCGCGAAAACGGCAAGCGCCGCGTGGTGGTCACCGCCAATGTGCGCGACCGCGACCTGGGGTCCTTTGTCGATGAGGCACGCGCGCGCATCGCCCGCCAGGTGCAGTTGCCGGCCGGTTACTGGCTGGATTACGGCGGTACCTTCGAGCAGCTGGAGTCCGCGAGTAAACGGCTCTCGCTAGTAGTACCGCTGACGCTGGCAATTATCCTCGGTCTGCTGGTGATGGCGTTCGGCTCAATCAAAGATGCGCTGATTATTTTCACCGGCGTGCCGCTGGCACTGACCGGTGGTGTGCTGGCGTTGTGGCTGCGCGACATGCCGCTGTCGATTTCCGCCGGGGTCGGGTTTATCGCGCTGTCCGGGGTCGCCGTATTGAACGGGCTGGTGATGCTGTCGTTTATCCGCCAGCTGCGCGCGGAGGGCGGCGAGCTGATTGCGTCCATTGTTGACGGTGCCACGATCCGCCTGCGCCCGGTCCTGATGACGGCCCTGGTAGCGAGCCTCGGGTTCGTGCCCATGGCGCTCAATACCGGTACCGGCGCCGAAGTGCAGCGGCCGCTGGCGACGGTGGTGATCGGCGGGATTATTTCGTCGACGCTGTTGACGCTACTGGTGCTGCCGCTGTTGTACCGTATCGTGCACGGCGAGAAAAAATAG
- a CDS encoding alginate export family protein, translated as MAGLPRLLRRHSLPAGTFVVPGHHCLMPFDTMQYQAAALSIIALLVCAAGYADDGKPPPIKKLRFDEDYSYLRAAPPGVQWPACWKYIPLRDYIPLRESGDSYLTLGGEVRQRYEYTKNPTFGQDPQDKRGVWLQRYSAFGDLHWNTHLRFFAQLTSALEAGRAEGPSPVDEDKLTWQNAFLDLSTHNSNGSDTTVRLGRQEMVFGSGRLVDVREGPNVRRTFDGGRAFITDEHWRVEFVAARPRLDRAGVFDDKTNYNQALWGIYGVLQKPLRYPGNLDLYYLGNQNDDSTYVQGTEHEDRHSLGARFWGESGSWNWNWEALYQFGRFGSDDINAWTLATETTYHWQDVRWQPSVKLSINIASGDDNPNDRKLGTFNPLYPRGNYFSEAAVFGPRNFYNFHTFLNLQPNRALALTADLDFFWRLETEDGLYSPSGQIIRGPDDSDAHFAAITLSLTAEYTVCRGLVLTAIHTFDKPERFIRETGPSDDLGFTELTMQYRF; from the coding sequence ATGGCAGGGTTGCCCCGCCTTCTCCGCCGCCACTCATTGCCCGCCGGCACTTTTGTGGTGCCGGGCCACCATTGCTTAATGCCGTTTGACACTATGCAATACCAAGCTGCAGCCTTATCAATAATTGCACTCCTGGTCTGCGCGGCAGGTTATGCGGATGATGGCAAGCCGCCGCCGATCAAGAAACTGCGCTTCGACGAGGACTATTCCTACCTGCGCGCCGCGCCCCCCGGTGTCCAGTGGCCGGCCTGCTGGAAGTACATTCCGCTGCGCGACTATATCCCGCTACGCGAAAGTGGTGACAGCTACCTGACCCTGGGCGGAGAAGTGCGGCAACGCTATGAGTACACCAAAAATCCGACCTTTGGCCAGGATCCCCAGGACAAGCGCGGTGTCTGGCTACAGCGCTACTCAGCCTTTGGCGATCTGCACTGGAATACGCACCTGCGTTTTTTTGCTCAGTTAACCAGTGCTCTCGAAGCCGGCCGCGCCGAAGGTCCCAGCCCGGTGGACGAGGACAAGCTCACATGGCAAAACGCCTTCCTGGACCTGAGCACACACAATTCAAACGGCAGCGACACCACCGTACGCCTGGGGCGCCAGGAAATGGTGTTCGGCTCCGGGCGGCTCGTGGATGTGCGTGAAGGACCCAATGTGCGGCGCACCTTCGATGGAGGGCGGGCTTTTATTACCGATGAGCACTGGCGGGTGGAATTTGTGGCTGCGCGTCCGCGCCTCGACCGGGCCGGAGTGTTCGATGACAAGACCAATTACAACCAGGCGCTCTGGGGTATCTACGGTGTTCTACAGAAGCCGCTGCGCTACCCCGGCAATCTCGATCTTTACTACCTTGGCAACCAAAATGACGACTCGACCTATGTGCAGGGTACCGAGCATGAAGATCGCCATTCTCTCGGCGCGCGCTTCTGGGGCGAATCCGGCAGCTGGAACTGGAACTGGGAAGCGCTATACCAGTTTGGCCGGTTCGGCAGCGACGACATCAACGCCTGGACCCTGGCCACGGAGACAACCTATCACTGGCAGGACGTACGCTGGCAGCCCAGCGTAAAGCTGAGCATCAATATCGCCAGCGGTGACGACAACCCGAATGACCGTAAGCTGGGCACTTTCAACCCACTCTACCCGCGGGGAAACTATTTTTCCGAGGCAGCGGTCTTTGGCCCGCGGAACTTTTACAACTTCCACACATTTCTCAACCTGCAACCGAATAGAGCCCTCGCGCTCACCGCAGATCTGGACTTTTTCTGGCGGCTGGAGACCGAGGATGGTCTCTACAGCCCCAGCGGCCAGATTATTCGCGGCCCGGACGACAGTGACGCGCACTTCGCGGCAATTACCCTTTCGTTAACCGCTGAGTACACAGTCTGCCGCGGCCTGGTGCTGACCGCGATACACACGTTCGACAAGCCGGAGCGGTTCATCCGTGAAACCGGCCCCTCCGATGATCTCGGCTTTACCGAACTGACGATGCAGTATCGATTCTGA
- a CDS encoding hydrolase gives MNKQKLEVLTPKNCQLIFIDQQPQMAFGVQSIDRQTLKNNVVGLAKAAKIFNIPTTITTVESQSFSGYTYPELLGVFPEAPILERSSMNSWDDQKVRDALASNGRKKVVVSGLWTEVCNCTFALSAMHDADYEIYMVADASGGTSVAAHDYAMERMVQAGVVPVTWQQVLLEWQRDWAHRDTYDAVMELVKEHSGAYGMGVDYAYTMVHKAPERVKHGETLDPKPAK, from the coding sequence ATGAACAAACAGAAGCTCGAAGTGCTGACGCCCAAAAACTGTCAGTTGATTTTCATTGATCAACAACCACAAATGGCATTTGGGGTGCAGAGCATCGACCGCCAAACCCTGAAGAACAACGTGGTCGGGCTGGCGAAGGCGGCGAAGATCTTCAATATCCCCACCACCATCACCACCGTGGAATCGCAATCCTTTTCCGGCTATACCTACCCGGAATTACTGGGCGTCTTTCCCGAGGCTCCTATCCTGGAGAGAAGCTCGATGAACTCCTGGGATGACCAGAAGGTGCGCGATGCCCTGGCCAGCAACGGGCGAAAAAAAGTCGTGGTATCCGGTCTGTGGACGGAAGTGTGTAACTGCACTTTCGCCCTGAGCGCCATGCACGATGCAGACTATGAAATCTATATGGTGGCCGATGCCTCCGGCGGGACTTCTGTCGCGGCGCACGATTATGCGATGGAGAGGATGGTACAGGCGGGCGTTGTTCCGGTGACCTGGCAACAGGTGTTGCTGGAATGGCAACGCGATTGGGCGCATCGCGACACTTATGATGCGGTGATGGAACTGGTCAAGGAACATTCCGGTGCTTACGGCATGGGGGTCGATTACGCCTACACAATGGTGCACAAAGCGCCGGAGCGAGTGAAACACGGCGAAACACTCGACCCGAAACCCGCCAAATAG
- a CDS encoding TolC family protein — translation MHFLHAYSSSALCRRAAVLLLAMAVLWPVPLVQAQGGAALTLADAIQRTLARNPQLAVYDLRDAALAGRAQTAALKPALNLDAELENFAGSGGFSEAELTASISSVIELGGKRRARVDTVSANRALLLADEQVTALDLFGEVIRRYTEVLAARERLALAGESVRLARDTLREVDKRVDAAAAPVAEKLRAQAALAEARLTEQSEQRQLQAHKRALAVLWGEPDATFAVDGGALYRFAPAAGFSELYARARENPAIARFASQERLREAELRLAETRSSMDIGWSVGVRRSRELGETTLVAGVSAPLFQARRNAGAVATALAERDQVALQREAALLQLYGRLYRAVSGREQALATVEALTQTIIPTLRDALTQVERAYRRGRYSYLEWSTAREDLISARRARIEAARAVLRFGAEIEQMTAAPLLPAQPDNSK, via the coding sequence ATGCATTTTTTGCACGCGTACTCATCGAGTGCGCTCTGCCGTCGTGCCGCCGTGTTGCTGCTGGCGATGGCAGTTCTATGGCCTGTGCCTTTGGTTCAGGCACAGGGGGGCGCGGCGCTGACTCTTGCCGACGCGATCCAGCGCACCCTGGCGCGCAATCCGCAGCTGGCGGTATACGACCTGCGCGACGCGGCACTTGCCGGTCGCGCACAGACCGCGGCGCTGAAGCCCGCGCTGAATTTGGACGCCGAGCTGGAAAACTTTGCCGGCAGCGGCGGCTTCAGTGAGGCGGAGCTGACCGCGTCCATTTCTTCGGTGATCGAGCTGGGCGGCAAGCGCCGCGCGCGTGTCGATACCGTCAGCGCCAACCGCGCACTGCTGCTGGCCGACGAACAGGTCACAGCGCTGGATCTGTTCGGCGAAGTGATTCGCCGCTACACCGAGGTGCTGGCCGCCAGGGAGCGTTTGGCGCTGGCGGGCGAGTCGGTGCGCCTCGCGCGGGATACGCTGCGCGAGGTGGACAAGCGGGTCGATGCCGCCGCCGCGCCGGTGGCGGAAAAACTGCGCGCGCAGGCGGCGCTTGCGGAAGCGCGGCTCACCGAGCAGTCCGAGCAGCGCCAGCTGCAGGCCCACAAGCGCGCGCTGGCGGTGCTGTGGGGCGAACCGGACGCGACTTTTGCGGTGGACGGCGGTGCACTCTATCGCTTCGCGCCCGCTGCCGGTTTCAGTGAGCTCTACGCCCGTGCGCGTGAGAATCCGGCCATTGCCCGCTTCGCCTCACAGGAGCGCCTGCGCGAGGCCGAACTGCGCCTCGCCGAGACCCGCTCCAGCATGGATATCGGGTGGTCGGTCGGTGTGCGTCGATCCCGCGAACTGGGTGAGACCACGCTGGTTGCGGGCGTCAGCGCACCGCTGTTCCAAGCGCGGCGCAATGCCGGCGCCGTGGCCACCGCACTGGCCGAGCGCGATCAGGTGGCGCTGCAGCGCGAGGCCGCGCTACTGCAGTTGTACGGCCGGCTCTATCGCGCCGTCAGTGGGCGCGAACAGGCGCTCGCCACCGTCGAGGCCCTGACCCAAACCATCATTCCCACACTGCGCGATGCGCTCACCCAGGTGGAGCGCGCCTATCGCCGTGGCCGTTATTCGTACCTGGAATGGTCCACCGCACGCGAAGACCTGATCAGTGCCCGGCGCGCACGCATTGAAGCGGCCCGCGCGGTACTGCGCTTCGGCGCCGAAATCGAACAGATGACCGCTGCACCCCTGCTGCCGGCACAGCCGGATAACAGCAAGTAG
- a CDS encoding DUF1254 domain-containing protein, translating into MATLHAFRLGTVALLLLASLAAQCAEPDKMLGPQEAKALARRVYLYAYPLVVMDITMRQATSVPNAETAPMRAPVNQFAHFREYPGADARDVVRFNFDTLYSFAWLDLRDGPQVLSLPDSGGRYYLMPMLDMWTDVFAVPGTRTTGNGAGNFAIVAPDWQGQLPAGVDLIRAPTPIIWIMGRTQTNGPDDYANVHRLQDAYKLTPLSRWGQDYTAPVKVPTDPKIDSHTDPLQQVNSLSGVELLARFSKLLQVHPPHANDYPILFEMRRLGLSPGQNFDPDKLSPQMADAINAAAKEAMADLRQAVASGAIGEIQNGWNYTVEGIGTYGTDYRRRALVAMAGLGANLPEDAIYPNAIADADGNPTSGQHNYVLHFDKGRLPAVNAFWSLTMYDTDGFQVPNPLNRFAIGDRDKLQFNADGSLDLYIQHQSPGKDRESNWLPAPAGRFQAMMRMYSPKPEVLRNGPGLPPLSKVTNARQQP; encoded by the coding sequence TTGGCAACTCTCCACGCGTTCCGCCTCGGCACAGTAGCTCTGTTGTTACTGGCGAGTCTCGCGGCGCAATGCGCCGAACCGGACAAAATGCTCGGCCCGCAGGAAGCCAAAGCCCTCGCGCGCCGGGTCTACCTCTACGCCTATCCCTTGGTCGTGATGGATATCACGATGCGCCAGGCGACCAGTGTGCCCAATGCCGAAACCGCACCCATGCGCGCGCCGGTGAACCAGTTTGCGCACTTTCGCGAGTATCCCGGCGCAGACGCCAGAGACGTGGTGCGTTTCAATTTCGACACGCTGTATTCGTTTGCCTGGCTGGATCTGCGCGACGGACCGCAGGTGCTTTCGCTGCCGGACAGCGGCGGGCGCTATTACCTGATGCCGATGCTGGATATGTGGACTGATGTCTTCGCGGTACCGGGCACCCGCACCACCGGCAACGGCGCCGGCAACTTTGCGATTGTCGCGCCGGACTGGCAGGGACAGCTCCCCGCCGGTGTGGACCTGATCCGCGCGCCAACGCCGATTATCTGGATCATGGGCCGCACCCAGACCAACGGCCCGGACGACTACGCCAATGTCCACCGCCTGCAGGATGCCTACAAGCTGACTCCGCTGAGCCGCTGGGGGCAGGACTACACAGCCCCGGTCAAGGTGCCTACGGATCCGAAGATCGACAGTCACACGGATCCGCTGCAACAGGTGAACAGCCTGAGTGGCGTAGAGCTGCTCGCGCGCTTTTCGAAATTACTGCAGGTGCACCCGCCGCACGCCAACGACTATCCGATCCTGTTTGAAATGCGTAGGCTGGGCCTCAGCCCCGGGCAAAACTTCGATCCGGACAAGCTCTCCCCGCAGATGGCGGACGCAATCAACGCCGCCGCCAAAGAGGCCATGGCAGATTTGCGCCAGGCCGTCGCCAGCGGTGCTATCGGGGAGATTCAGAACGGCTGGAATTACACTGTGGAGGGCATCGGCACCTACGGCACCGACTACCGCCGGCGCGCCCTGGTGGCCATGGCCGGTCTCGGTGCCAACCTGCCGGAGGATGCCATCTACCCCAATGCCATCGCCGATGCCGATGGCAACCCGACTTCCGGCCAACACAATTATGTATTGCACTTCGACAAGGGAAGATTGCCAGCGGTAAATGCGTTCTGGTCCCTGACCATGTACGACACGGACGGCTTCCAGGTGCCCAACCCACTCAACCGTTTCGCCATTGGTGACCGCGACAAACTCCAGTTTAATGCCGACGGGTCACTGGATCTGTATATCCAGCACCAGTCGCCCGGTAAAGACAGAGAGTCCAACTGGCTACCGGCGCCCGCGGGGCGCTTTCAAGCCATGATGCGGATGTATTCACCCAAGCCGGAAGTGTTGCGCAACGGGCCCGGACTGCCGCCGTTGAGCAAAGTCACCAATGCCAGGCAACAGCCCTGA